A region of Channa argus isolate prfri chromosome 8, Channa argus male v1.0, whole genome shotgun sequence DNA encodes the following proteins:
- the LOC137131875 gene encoding uncharacterized protein codes for MFGIYRLSLLQNFIKKCYFCISGKENIQVNNCRPGYVCYQNDQNISFSLSSSNHVSSERCTSDDKRLCFKLGNKDYCSDLTTTFTSRSCSLSLTTSITVDYINPNDIFQPVPTKLPAQIVAEFPINCRNLSIDYTCLDERNTSKNLTDLEPFTDYICTGQIKNNNVNTNKATTVRFRVDCDLTINTKNRQTNTFIELSWNTTSQNCPDVPELKNLNYTCSCTDSNQKGPITADKHPSGGTCHFTGLQPFTSYTCKVQPTYNNKDVSKPKEIAVKTKAGSDCFQWKIREQTPDDNHFHSM; via the exons ATGTTTGGCATTTACCGACTCTCTCTGCTGCAGAAT tttataaaaaaatgttatttttgtatttcaggtaaagaaaacattcaagttaacaactgcagacCTGGATATGTTTGTTACCAAAATGACCAGAACATCAGCTTTTCACTATCATCATCAAATCATGTTTCATCTGAGAGATGCACCAGTGATGATAAAAGACTCTGTTTCAAACTTGGTAACAAAGACTATTGCTCAGATTTGACTACAACCTTCACATCAAGAAGTTGTTCTTTAAGCCTCACCACAAGCATCACTGTTG ACTACATAAATCCAAATGACATATTTCAACCTGTTCCCACTAAACTTCCTGCACAAATAGTTGCAGAGTTTCCTATAAACTGTAGAAATCTCTCAATTGATTACACCTGTTTAG ATGAACGTAATACATCAAAAAACCTCACTGATCTGGAGCCGTTCACAGACTACATCTGTACTGGTCagatcaaaaacaacaatgtcaaTACCAACAAAGCAACTACTGTCAGATTCAGGGTTGACTGTG ATCTCACAATCAACACAAAGAACAGACAAACCAACACATTCATTGAGTTAAGTTGGAATACAACCAGTCAGAACTGTCCAGATGTACCTGAACTGAAGAATCTTAATTATACCTGCAGTTGCACTGACTCTAATCAGAAAGGCCCAA TTACAGCTGACAAACATCCATCAGGAGGAACATGTCATTTTACTGGACTCCAACCATTCACCAGTTACACCTGTAAAGTCCAACCCACCTACAACAACAAGGACGTTTCCAAACCAAAAGAAATTGCAGTGAAAACTAAGGCTGGAA GTGACTGCTTTCAATGGAAAATTCGAGAGCAGACGCCAGATGATAATCATTTCCACTCCAT GTGA
- the LOC137131876 gene encoding receptor-type tyrosine-protein phosphatase C-like: MTGLCSLKTFLHLTGIICKENIQVNNCRPGYVCYQSDWDISFSLSSSNHVSSERCTSDDKTLCIKLGNNDYCSDLTTTFTSGSCSLNLTTSITVDYINPSDIFQPVPTKLPAQIEPEFLINCRNLSIDYTCLDELNKPKKLTDLEPFTDYICTGQIKNNNVNTNKTTTVRFRVDCDFTIIIIKNRQTNTFIELSWDTTSQNCTHVPELKKIHYTCSCSNSNQKVTINSLWLFIVTADKHPSGGTCHFTGLQPFTSYTCKVQPTYNNTDVSKPKEIAVKTKAGIPDVVTKLKVNVPENNVIKVKCNQDHSSFRFNGPKKMYIARLYYGRETLQEIRNQTCDFEFRHLSYSTTYQLDVTAFNGKFESRPQMIIISTPCDAPSIIRYLVSFIFMATSVAVMVYISKFYGKNKQSKEDVNEDVMLETLTIYENPQASENENSP; the protein is encoded by the exons ATGACTGGTCTCTGCAGTCTGAAGACTTTCCTTCACTTAACTGGGATCATCT gtaaagaaaacattcaagttaacaactgcagacCTGGATATGTTTGTTACCAAAGTGACTGGGACATCAGCTTTTCACTGTCATCATCAAATCATGTTTCATCTGAGAGATGCACAAGTGATGATAAAACACTCTGTATCAAACTTGGTAACAATGACTATTGCTCAGATTTGACTACAACCTTCACATCAGGAAGTTGTTCTTTAAACCTCACCACAAGCATCACTGTTG ACTACATAAATCCAAGTGACATATTTCAACCTGTTCCCACTAAACTTCCTGCACAAATAGAACCAGAGTTTCTTATAAACTGTAGAAATCTCTCCATTGATTACACCTGTTTGG ATGAACTTAATAAACCCAAGAAGCTCACTGATCTGGAGCCGTTCACAGACTACATCTGTACTGGTCagatcaaaaacaacaatgtcaaTACCAACAAAACAACTACTGTCAGATTCAGGGTTGACTGTG ATTTCACAATAATCATCATAAAGAACAGACAAACCAACACATTCATTGAGTTAAGTTGGGACACAACCAGTCAGAACTGTACACATGTACCTGAACTGAAGAAGATTCATTATACCTGCAGTTGTAGTAACTCTAATCAGAAAGTTACAA tTAACAGTTTATGGCTCTTTATAGTTACAGCTGACAAACATCCATCAGGAGGAACATGTCATTTTACTGGACTCCAACCATTCACCAGTTACACCTGTAAAGTCCAACCCACCTACAACAACACGGACGTTTCCAAACCAAAAGAAATTGCAGTGAAAACTAAGGCTGGAA taCCAGACGTTGTTACTAAACTGAAAGTGAATGTTCCAGAGAATAATGTgatcaaagtaaaatgtaatcaagATCATTCATCATTTCGTTTCAATGGACCTAAGAAGATGTACATTGCACGTCTTTATTATGGTCGTGAGACTCTACAGGAGATTAGGAACCAAACATGTGACTTTGAATTCAGACATCTGAGTTACTCTACTACCTACCAACTGGAT GTGACTGCTTTCAATGGAAAATTCGAGAGCAGACCCCAGATGATAATCATTTCCACTCCAT GTGATGCACCCAGTATAATCCGTTATCTGGTGTCCTTCATCTTCATGGCCACATCTGTTGCTGTGATGGTCTACATTAGCAAGTTCTACGGGAAGAACAAACAGtccaaaga GGATGTGAATGAAGACGTGATGTTAGAAACATTAACAA TTTATGAAAATCCTCAAgcttctgaaaatgaaaactctccctga